A genome region from Constrictibacter sp. MBR-5 includes the following:
- a CDS encoding HK97 family phage prohead protease, with product MRLEISTAAVPELRFDGAEAGTFTGYASRFGEPDSYGDTIKPGAFRKTLAQRKATGGPSMFWNHDPGSPIGVWTELVEDARGLKATGKLVTETARGAETLALLKAGAVNGLSIGFRARASERGPGGGRVLTDIELVEISIVTLPGRSNARITDVRGAAVPTGAAAFIQAARRAAICIRSR from the coding sequence ATGCGGCTTGAGATCTCGACCGCCGCGGTTCCGGAACTGCGCTTCGACGGCGCCGAGGCCGGCACGTTCACCGGCTATGCCAGCCGCTTCGGCGAGCCGGACAGCTACGGCGACACCATCAAGCCCGGCGCCTTCCGCAAGACGCTGGCGCAGCGCAAGGCCACCGGCGGCCCCTCGATGTTCTGGAACCATGATCCGGGCTCGCCGATCGGCGTTTGGACGGAACTTGTAGAGGACGCCCGCGGCCTGAAGGCGACGGGGAAGCTGGTCACCGAGACCGCCCGCGGTGCCGAGACCCTGGCCCTCCTGAAGGCCGGCGCCGTCAACGGCCTGTCGATCGGCTTCCGCGCTCGCGCATCCGAGCGTGGCCCCGGTGGTGGCCGCGTCCTGACCGACATTGAGCTGGTCGAAATCTCGATCGTGACGCTGCCCGGCCGGTCGAACGCCCGCATAACCGACGTGAGAGGGGCGGCCGTCCCGACCGGCGCCGCGGCATTCATTCAAGCGGCCCGCCGCGCCGCAATCTGCATTCGGAGCCGCTGA
- a CDS encoding phage portal protein: MEARLAERVLNFFGLERRSAWSLKNPTPEMVALFGATPTAAGVAVTAETALGSPTMLAGCRAISEPMGMLPYHLYRRGTNGAKERDTEHPAAALLAGDWCPWSGGAETKAAMQMDALLHGAAYGLVIRAGGVPKEIHRLDPRTTTRDTTGAEPAFTTRENGVERKRDWRDILYLPTPGSTDGRLVNLTHHAREAIGLEIVMARHQGALFANGARPGGVLKHPKTLRDEGVLARLRAQFDERYKGAAASGKTMILEDGMDFAQIAFSSVDLQFLELRRFAVQEIARVLRVPLTLVGDFDRAVWRNVEELARQFVTTTLMPWAEIWQAGLERILLTPDERRSHFIEPVFDDMLRGDIAARFTAYRQAGGGAWLTRNEIRALDNRPPVPGADDLILQAGQADEPPPAPANQQGDPRDAA, from the coding sequence ATGGAAGCAAGGCTCGCCGAGCGCGTACTCAATTTCTTCGGACTGGAGCGCCGCTCCGCGTGGTCGCTCAAAAACCCGACGCCTGAGATGGTCGCGCTGTTCGGCGCCACGCCGACGGCCGCGGGAGTCGCGGTGACCGCCGAGACCGCGCTGGGCAGCCCGACGATGCTGGCCGGCTGCCGCGCCATCTCCGAGCCGATGGGCATGCTTCCGTATCACCTCTACCGCCGCGGAACGAACGGCGCGAAGGAGCGGGACACCGAACACCCGGCCGCCGCACTGCTCGCGGGCGACTGGTGCCCCTGGAGCGGTGGCGCCGAGACGAAGGCCGCAATGCAGATGGATGCGCTCCTGCATGGTGCCGCCTACGGCCTCGTCATCCGCGCCGGTGGCGTGCCGAAAGAGATCCACCGCCTCGACCCTCGCACCACGACGCGCGACACGACCGGAGCGGAGCCCGCCTTCACGACCAGGGAGAACGGCGTCGAGCGCAAGCGGGACTGGCGCGACATCCTCTACCTGCCGACGCCCGGCTCGACCGACGGCCGCCTCGTCAACCTGACGCACCACGCCCGCGAGGCGATCGGCCTCGAAATCGTCATGGCCCGCCACCAGGGCGCCCTCTTCGCGAACGGCGCCCGGCCCGGTGGCGTGCTGAAGCACCCGAAGACGCTCCGCGACGAGGGCGTTCTGGCGCGGCTCCGGGCGCAGTTCGACGAGCGGTACAAGGGCGCCGCCGCGAGCGGGAAGACCATGATCCTTGAGGATGGCATGGACTTCGCGCAGATCGCGTTCTCGTCGGTCGATCTTCAGTTCCTCGAGCTGCGGCGCTTCGCCGTGCAGGAGATCGCGCGCGTCCTCCGCGTGCCCCTGACACTGGTGGGCGATTTCGACCGCGCCGTCTGGCGCAACGTCGAGGAGCTGGCGCGGCAGTTCGTCACGACCACGCTGATGCCGTGGGCCGAGATATGGCAGGCAGGGCTGGAGCGCATCCTCCTGACGCCCGACGAGCGGCGCAGCCACTTCATCGAGCCCGTCTTCGACGACATGCTCCGCGGCGACATCGCGGCCCGCTTCACCGCATACCGGCAGGCCGGTGGCGGCGCCTGGCTGACGCGCAACGAAATCCGAGCCCTCGACAACCGCCCGCCCGTGCCCGGCGCCGACGACCTGATCCTTCAGGCGGGGCAGGCCGACGAGCCGCCGCCGGCTCCGGCGAACCAGCAAGGAGACCCGCGCGATGCGGCTTGA